A part of Olleya sp. Bg11-27 genomic DNA contains:
- a CDS encoding T9SS type A sorting domain-containing protein produces MIKNVSLTIVFVSVLLLPNFLFSQTGPGGVGATDGSSQLVLWLNPDKGANTGSVLEDQSGNNFSFVDGAGSVLNSNTVNGYNAYGFNGSNQYLQKSFESKLNPDEFSVFSVSNVSNSSAYKAVLSNRDDPAGSATKGFILYATPSSDTWSFWTGTNTSWLTTGGSLATTNNWSVQNLFYKNETGGKRLFINNTLNATSTHGMVVNSSRPFRIGAGRNESTPDYFFKGEIGEIVMYDAVLNSAQRIIVNNYLSAKYNISIAEDYYTQDNPANGDFDHNVAGISRVDNLNQHLNSQGTGIIRISKSGLANGKYLFWGENNNNATYSFSLNTSDYQDHIDTMWRVSEPFGINDRLMVNIKKSDLNLSVISGCTQLELIVADNSSFTGASLRVYPLTETATEFVYNTNGLGFDDGDYFTLRYTDQIVWNGTAFFNGSGALHAPDNTDACLKLTVKSGSTAILTADAHVREVEVEPGATLQVNDGVLLEVDNGIFNEGTVEFLGEAQLIQNHTGVSSNTGSGDLKIRQEGTFNIYNYNYWSAPVHRSGDWQVGYLETEAGPIGFTGGYDANPSASPIELSSYWLYTFNDLIDNYYGWNHITPTTAVIPAMGYLMKGSGNATPTPTTDQTYVFRGTANDGDYSIPVISGNQVLIGNPYPSAITATAFINDNSAVIGGSIYFYEHFQANNTHILADYQGGYATRNLLTGVEAPSLPSTGNSSTKGAPEDGVAVAQGFFVKIQNTGTVQFSNSQRVYARESLSESVFYRSAQSTPTDDRIIFWLKFKDHLNNESTIALGYDTNASVDYDNGYDSESFNELPNELYWPIIDKKMCIQGLNSFDVSDEIPLGVDLANAGDFTFEIDRTLNFPTNETIYLKDNQTDLFYDIKSNPVTLSLSEGEDESRFSIVYQTAESLSTDDFDSEASGLYYNVDKDALVFATLDNLNAIETIAIYNVLGQKVKVLEDVDSREVDLSFLKTGIYIAEINENSGRKLKIKFIKP; encoded by the coding sequence ATGATTAAAAATGTCTCGTTAACAATAGTTTTTGTTTCAGTATTACTATTGCCTAATTTCTTATTTTCTCAAACTGGTCCAGGGGGTGTTGGTGCAACCGATGGGTCTTCACAGTTAGTCTTGTGGCTTAACCCAGATAAAGGCGCTAATACAGGTAGTGTTTTAGAAGATCAATCAGGAAATAACTTCAGTTTTGTTGATGGCGCTGGTTCAGTATTAAATAGTAATACGGTTAATGGTTACAATGCATATGGGTTTAATGGAAGTAATCAGTATTTACAAAAATCTTTCGAAAGTAAATTAAATCCTGACGAATTTAGTGTGTTTTCTGTAAGTAATGTGTCTAACTCATCTGCTTATAAGGCTGTCCTTTCAAATAGAGATGATCCTGCAGGAAGTGCAACTAAAGGTTTTATATTGTATGCTACTCCAAGTTCTGATACTTGGTCTTTTTGGACAGGAACTAATACGTCATGGCTCACTACAGGAGGATCATTAGCGACAACAAATAATTGGTCTGTTCAAAATTTGTTTTATAAAAATGAAACAGGTGGTAAAAGATTGTTTATTAACAATACTTTAAATGCAACTTCAACTCATGGTATGGTTGTTAATTCTTCTAGACCTTTTAGGATAGGGGCAGGTAGAAATGAAAGTACTCCTGATTATTTTTTTAAAGGAGAAATAGGTGAGATTGTTATGTATGATGCTGTTTTAAATTCGGCACAACGTATTATTGTTAATAATTATTTATCAGCTAAGTATAATATTAGTATTGCTGAAGATTATTATACACAGGATAATCCTGCAAATGGTGATTTTGATCATAATGTTGCTGGTATTTCAAGAGTTGACAATCTAAATCAGCATTTAAATTCTCAAGGAACAGGGATTATAAGAATTAGTAAGTCAGGATTGGCAAATGGGAAGTATTTATTTTGGGGGGAAAATAATAACAATGCAACATATAGTTTTTCTTTAAATACATCAGATTATCAGGATCATATAGATACTATGTGGAGAGTTAGTGAGCCTTTTGGAATTAATGATAGGTTAATGGTTAATATTAAAAAGAGTGATCTTAACTTGTCTGTAATATCTGGTTGTACTCAATTGGAATTGATAGTTGCTGATAATTCCAGTTTTACTGGAGCATCATTAAGAGTATATCCGTTAACAGAGACTGCAACAGAGTTTGTTTATAATACAAATGGATTAGGTTTTGATGATGGAGATTATTTCACATTAAGATATACGGATCAAATCGTTTGGAATGGAACCGCTTTTTTTAACGGTTCGGGTGCTTTACATGCACCAGATAACACCGATGCTTGTTTAAAGTTGACCGTTAAATCTGGAAGTACAGCCATTTTAACTGCGGATGCACATGTTAGAGAGGTTGAGGTGGAGCCGGGAGCAACATTACAAGTCAATGATGGTGTATTGCTAGAGGTGGACAATGGAATATTTAATGAAGGTACAGTAGAGTTTTTAGGAGAAGCTCAGCTAATTCAAAATCATACAGGCGTTTCTTCAAACACAGGAAGTGGAGATTTAAAAATTAGACAAGAAGGGACTTTTAATATATATAACTATAATTATTGGAGTGCACCAGTCCATAGAAGTGGTGATTGGCAAGTTGGTTATTTAGAAACAGAGGCTGGGCCAATAGGTTTTACAGGAGGGTATGATGCTAATCCATCTGCTAGTCCTATAGAGTTAAGTAGTTATTGGTTGTATACTTTTAACGATTTGATAGATAATTATTACGGTTGGAACCATATAACGCCAACGACCGCAGTAATACCAGCAATGGGATATCTTATGAAAGGTTCTGGTAATGCGACACCAACACCAACGACTGATCAGACTTATGTTTTTAGAGGTACGGCAAATGATGGTGATTATAGTATTCCTGTTATTAGTGGTAATCAAGTTTTAATTGGTAACCCTTATCCATCAGCAATAACAGCAACAGCTTTTATTAATGATAATTCGGCTGTAATTGGTGGCTCTATTTATTTTTATGAACATTTTCAGGCAAATAACACTCATATATTAGCTGATTATCAAGGAGGATACGCTACTCGTAATTTACTAACAGGTGTAGAAGCACCATCTTTACCTTCTACTGGTAACTCGTCGACAAAAGGAGCGCCGGAAGATGGGGTTGCAGTTGCTCAAGGTTTCTTTGTTAAAATTCAAAATACGGGTACTGTTCAGTTTAGTAATAGTCAACGTGTATATGCTCGAGAATCTTTAAGTGAATCTGTGTTCTATAGGTCAGCGCAAAGCACGCCTACAGATGACAGGATTATATTTTGGCTTAAATTTAAAGACCACCTAAATAACGAATCGACAATAGCTTTAGGTTATGATACTAATGCCAGTGTAGATTATGATAATGGTTATGATAGCGAGTCTTTTAATGAGTTGCCAAACGAGTTGTATTGGCCAATAATAGACAAAAAAATGTGTATCCAAGGATTGAATAGTTTTGATGTTTCAGATGAAATACCATTAGGTGTTGATCTCGCGAATGCAGGAGATTTTACTTTTGAGATTGATAGAACATTAAATTTTCCTACTAACGAAACTATTTACTTAAAGGATAATCAAACGGATTTGTTTTACGATATAAAATCTAATCCTGTAACCTTAAGTTTAAGTGAGGGTGAAGATGAGTCTAGATTTTCTATCGTTTATCAAACTGCAGAAAGTTTATCTACAGATGATTTTGATAGTGAAGCCTCTGGATTGTATTATAATGTAGATAAAGACGCTTTAGTTTTTGCAACTTTAGATAACTTAAATGCTATTGAAACGATAGCTATTTATAATGTATTGGGCCAAAAAGTAAAAGTGTTAGAAGATGTAGATTCTAGAGAGGTTGATCTTTCATTTTTGAAAACAGGGATATATATAGCTGAAATTAATGAGAATTCTGGTCGAAAATTAAAAATAAAATTTATAAAACCGTAG
- a CDS encoding tetratricopeptide repeat protein has product MSLSDNLLKQADNYLEKLLSESESTAFEIELSNNIELQEYLAINKELGIQFDNKGWQFVDASKSPQVKDLEDYFKGEEAQSLKTVLNKVGGNYKDTSKPKGNNNIKRYTFFTIAASVVLLIGLFFLNNNQNIYNDYNSWLELPSLIERGDSESITLQEAEQAFIAKDYLAATTLYSKYLTETKSINTNVYLYLGIAQLELNQNENALSSFDVILKSNSIDFSKGYWYKTLVCLKVEDTNNAIKQLELIVKDSSNYKFSEAEKILKTLKN; this is encoded by the coding sequence ATGAGTTTATCTGATAACCTACTGAAACAAGCAGATAATTATTTAGAGAAACTATTGTCTGAATCAGAAAGTACTGCTTTTGAAATAGAATTGTCTAATAATATTGAGTTGCAAGAGTATTTGGCAATAAACAAAGAATTAGGAATACAGTTTGATAATAAAGGCTGGCAGTTTGTTGATGCTTCAAAATCACCTCAAGTTAAAGATTTAGAGGATTACTTTAAAGGTGAAGAGGCACAATCGTTAAAAACGGTATTGAATAAAGTTGGGGGCAATTATAAGGACACCTCTAAACCTAAGGGTAATAATAATATAAAACGATATACTTTTTTTACGATAGCAGCTTCTGTGGTCTTGCTTATTGGTTTGTTCTTTTTAAATAATAATCAGAATATTTATAATGATTATAATTCTTGGCTAGAGTTACCGTCGTTAATAGAGAGAGGGGATTCTGAAAGCATAACATTACAAGAGGCGGAACAGGCATTTATAGCCAAAGATTATTTGGCGGCAACTACTTTGTATAGTAAATACCTGACGGAAACAAAATCAATTAATACTAATGTGTATCTGTATCTTGGAATTGCACAACTAGAGTTAAATCAAAATGAAAACGCTTTGTCTTCTTTTGATGTGATCTTAAAAAGTAATAGTATCGATTTTTCTAAAGGCTATTGGTACAAGACTTTAGTGTGTTTAAAAGTTGAGGATACAAATAACGCAATTAAACAATTAGAGTTGATTGTTAAAGATTCTAGTAATTATAAATTTTCTGAGGCAGAAAAGATTTTAAAGACGCTTAAGAATTAA
- a CDS encoding RNA polymerase sigma factor, with amino-acid sequence MKKTNYFINGLKTKNEKVILEIYRSIYPNVKRFVLQNSGQETDAEDVFQKAIVQIMARVQVQNIEINLTFDGYLFTACKNLWRRELNKSKRMVTIDQPIELNSDANDMAAAVLEQERWEFFQEKLELISGNCKEILKRFFKKVAYKDIAIELDYNDENVVRQRVFKCKKKLIEMITKDSRFNQLKTL; translated from the coding sequence ATGAAAAAAACAAATTACTTTATTAATGGTTTGAAAACTAAGAATGAAAAAGTAATATTAGAAATCTACAGGAGCATCTATCCAAATGTTAAACGTTTTGTGCTTCAAAATTCGGGACAAGAAACAGATGCCGAAGATGTTTTTCAAAAAGCTATTGTACAAATTATGGCTAGGGTACAAGTCCAAAACATAGAAATTAACTTAACATTTGATGGTTATTTATTTACGGCTTGTAAGAATTTATGGCGCAGAGAATTAAATAAATCAAAACGGATGGTAACAATTGATCAACCTATTGAACTTAATAGTGACGCTAATGATATGGCTGCAGCTGTTTTAGAACAAGAACGTTGGGAGTTTTTTCAAGAAAAGCTTGAGCTAATTTCTGGTAATTGTAAAGAGATTTTAAAACGTTTTTTTAAAAAAGTTGCTTACAAGGACATTGCTATAGAGTTAGATTATAATGATGAAAATGTAGTGAGACAGCGTGTATTTAAGTGTAAAAAGAAATTAATAGAGATGATTACAAAAGATAGTCGTTTTAATCAACTAAAGACATTATGA